GCACGCCCAGAAAGGGCAACAGGCTGTACGGGAACGGAGCGCGCTGGAGCGCATAGGCGCCGAAGGTCGCGGGCACGGCCACGACCAGGAGCAGGTCGGGGGTGCGAGGGTGCTTCCGCAAGCGAAGGAACGTGGCGACGAGCCCGACGGTAGCGAGGAGGAAGAACGCGGGTTGTGCTCCCATCGCCGGCACTAGGTATTCGCGCCAGGAGAAACCCGGATAGTGGCGCTGGTGTTCGGAAGCCCAGACGAAGCACCACCGCCACCATGCGCCCCACGAGTCCGTCACCGTGAGGTAGGCGGCCACCGAGCCCGTCGCAACGGCGATGCCCATGAAGAAGGCGCGAGGCGCGGCGATGAGCGAGGGAGAAGCGTTCCTACGCGGCAGGAGGTCCACCAGGAGCACCGCGGCCACGAGTCCGCCAAAGAAGAGCGCTTTCTGGGAGCCCCACACGGAGGCAACGAGCAAAGCACCTGAGAGGAACGATGAACGGACGGAGCCGGGCTGCACGGACAGCGCAGCGAGTGCGCCCAGGAAGAGCGCGGCGGTGAGCGCATCCGGGCGCACCTCGGTGGCGAAGTGCAGGAAGCCAGGGGTGCAGAGCAGCAGCACTGGCGCCAGGAGCGCGGCGATGCGTCCTTCGCGCCGGTTGAGGAAGAACACGGAGACACACGTCCCCGCGAGCGGCACGAGCATCGCGGCCCGGAGCGCGAGCACGTTGCGCGGATCATCTCCCAGCAGCCGGAACAGAGGCGCCAGCAGTTGGTACACGAGAGGGAAGTGGACCTCGAAGAAGTCGCGGTAGGGCACCTGCCCGTGGGCCATGAGCCACGCGGCATGGGCGTACTGGAATTCGTCGATGCTGAATGCCTTGTGCAGTGCGAGGCGCGAGGCCTGGAGCGCGAGCACGCCCAGGACGACACCCAGCCCCCACCGCAAGGCCCGGGGCTCCGTCATCGGCGCCGTCATACCGCGAAAGCAAGCCCGGCATCAGGCGCAGGAAGGGGCACGGTCCGCCCCGAGTGGTCCCAAACCTGTCCGACTGTCGGACAAGTTCCCGCAGCCCAAGCCCAGGTGGACCAGTGGCCCCCGAACCGGGGCCCCAAAACTTGTCCGACTGTCGGACAAGTTCTCGCAGCCCAGGTGGACCAGTGGCCCCCGAGCCGGAGCCTCCAAACCTGTCCGACTGTCGGACAAGTTCCCGCAGCCCAGGTGGACCAGCAGCCCTGGCGCCGAGTTCCTCCCAACCGGTCCGACTGTTGGACAGGTTCTCCGCTGCCCGGGTGGACCAGCAGCCAACCCGAGCCGGGGCCTCCAAACCTGTCCGACTGTCGGACAAGTTCCCGCAGGCCAGGTGGACCAATGCTCCCCAAGCCGAGGTCCTCCCAACCGGTCCGACTGTCGAACAGGTTTTCCGCTGCCCGGGTGGGCCAGCATCCGACCCGAGCCGGGGCCTCCAAACGTGTCCGACTGTCGGACAAGTTCCCGCAGCCCAGGTGGACCAGCAGCCCTGGAGCCGAGGTCCTTCAAACGGGTGCGACTGTCGGACAGGTTCGTGAGGCTCGCTTGCTGCCGGGCAGCCCCAGCGGGGTTCTCTCTCGTGGATAGCGTGGCCCTCAGAGGACCTCTGGCGCCGTGCGCGTGCTCGCGCCCGCGCACGTCGGCTCAGCGCCCTGTACGACGCCGTGCCCTTGCCCGCGCGGCCTCCAGTGCGGAGTCCACACCCGCGGGCTTCGGAGGCTCCGGCTTCTGCTCGGCGGGTTCGCCCTGAACAGGCCGGGGCGCCGCGGAGGGCTTCACGTCCGTGCGCGGCGCTCCCGTGGGCTCACGTGCGCTGACTTCCTTCACGGGCTTTTCCCGCGCCGCCCGCACCCGCGGCGCGGAGAGGAACCTGCGCACCGCGACCTCCGCCAACATCGCCGCCAGCGCGACCGCGACCAGCCAGGGCGCCAACGCCACGCGGCCCTCCGACTCCGGCGCCTCCGCGAACAGGCCCGTCATCGACAGCCGCTCCTGCCCTCCGCCCACCGCCGCCAGCGCTCGCAGGAGCTTGAGACCCTCCTTCGCGCTGCCCGGCTCGAACTCCGGCGCGTATGGCAGCGCCACCGGTGGCGCCCTCAACACGCGTCCACCCCACTTCACCACCGGATGCCAGGTGCCGCTGCCCGTCAGCGGGTACTCGACCACCAACCTGTCCTCGTCCTCCCAGTGCAGCGGCTTCTCCACTCCCGAGCGCCCGTCGCCCGTCAGCAACACCGCCGTGGGCAACGCGCCCGGCATCGGCTCGCCCGGCGGCAGGTCCAACGTCACGCGCAGCAGGTTGCCCTGGCGCTCCGAACGCACCACCGCCTCCTCCTTCGGCGTCGGCCGCCCCATCGACCAGCGCACCACCGACTCCAACGTCGCCCGCAGCGCGCCCCACTCGCGCAACTCACCCGTGTACCTGCCGTCCACCTCCGCCGTGAGCGCCACCGTGCGCCCCGCGCCATGCGGCCACAGCGCCAGCACCGGCGCGGCGTTCGTGTCCAACGTGCGCAGCGCCACGTTCGCCCGCGGCTTCAGGTAGGTGAGGTTGTAGCCGCCCACCTGCGGCAGGCCCGTCGTCGGCAGCGGCCCCAGCAGCGGCAGGTCCGGCGCGGCCTCCAGCGACGCGGGCTCGTCCACGAACGTGGCCCTCGCCACCGCGAGCGTCTCCTGGCTGAAGATGCGCGGCAGGCTCATGGCGTCCTCCGCGAAGTAGATGCGCCCGGCGCCCCGCCGGGCCACCTCGCGCAGCAGGTCCGCGTCCGGATCCGTGGGCTTGCCCAGGCCGATGACCGACACCGTCACGTTGGCCGCTCGCAGCGCCGCCAGCGTCTCCTGGTAGTCGCCCGGCTCCTCGGAGTCCGCCGCGTCGGAGAACAACACCACGTGCCGCGTGGGCTTTTCGCTGCGGAGGATCTCCTTGCTGCCCGCGCGCAGGGCCGTGCCCACGTAGATGCCGCCGCCTCCGCTGAAGCCTCGCGCCACCTGCTCGAACGGCAGGCCCTTGCTCACCGGACTCAACGGGAAGATTTCATGCGGCTCCGTGTCCACCATGTGCACGGAGGCTTCGTCGTTCGCGTTGAGCAACGTGAGCGCCGCCGTGACGCCCTCCGCCGCCAGCTCCATCTTCGTGCGCCCGTCCGGCACCTGCATGCCCATGGAGCAACTCGAATCCATGAGCACGCTCATCGCCACCGACGCGCGCCGCTGCTCCTCACGCATCTCCAGCGACACGGGCAGGAGCGGCTCCAGGGGCGAGCGCCGGTAGCCGCCCTCTCCGAAGCTCGACCGCCCTCCCGTCATCACCAGCCCGCCGCCCGCCTGGTCCACGTAGTCCGCCAGCGCGTTCAACCCCGTCTCGCCCAGCGCGTTGGCGTCCACGTTCTCCAGCACCACCACGCCCACCCCGTCGAGCGCCTCCAGCGACAGGTGGAACGGCGCCCTCACCTCCAGCGCCATCCCCGTCGCCGCCAGCGCCTTCGCCAGTGTTCCCGAAGGCTGCGCGGTGAGCAGCATCACGCGCGGCGGCCCCTCCACGCGCAGCACGCCCACGCCCACGTCGTTCTCCGGGACGCCGTCTCCGGGCACCTCCACCGTGAGCCGGTAATGCACCAGCCCCGGCTCCTCCAGCAGGTCGCGCAGGGGCAGCAGGTTGGGTCCGGGCTTGAAGTCGTACGCCCCCTTCACCAGCACCTTCCCGTCGCGCTCCAGACGCACGGTGCCGGTGACCGCCGAGGTCGCCTGCACCACGGCGGAGAACTGGAAGGGCTCGCGCACGGAGACCGTGGCGGGCACGTCCAACGACACCACGGCCACGTCCAGCGCGGGCTCCGGCCGGGACACCTGCCGGTAGTCCACCGCGATGCCCCGCGCCGCCAGCCGCCGCGTCGCGCCCCGCGCGTCCGCTCCCGTGGCCCGGCCGTCGGAGACCACCAGCACCCGGCCCGTGCGTTCGGGGGGAATGAGCGCGCCCGCCGCGTCCAGCGCGGCCGACAGGTCGGACGCCTCCGCGTCCACCGCCCGCGTGAAGCCACCGAACCGCCCGGACTCCGACAGCGGGGACTCCACCCGGGCCTCGCGGCCGAAGGTGATGACGCCCACGCGGTCTCCTGGCCGGCGCTGGGACTCCACCAGCGAGACGAGTTCCTGCGCCACGCGGTCCACGTCCAGCGGCATGGAGCGCGAACGATCCACCACCACGGCCACGTCGCTGCCCGCGTTCGCCAGCCGCAGCTCCGGCCCGGACAGCGCGCCCACTCCGAGCACCAGCAGCACCCACCGCAGCACCATGGGCGGACCGGGCCTCCGGCCGTAGCGCCACAGGAAGAGGCCCAGCGGCAACAGCAGCAACCACGCCTGGGGAAGGGTGAAGGTCATGCCTTCCTCGTGACGTAGAAGTCCGCCAGCAGCGCGGCCAGCAACACCATCAGGGGCCAGTGCGCGCGCTCATGGCCGCTGTTCCCTTCCGAGTCCTCGCCCACGTCCTTCGCGGCCACGTCCACGCTGCCCCGGCCCCGCAGGTCCGACTCGCGAGCGTCCAGCGCCAGCACCTCCAGCGAGTCCACTTCACGGCCCTCGCGCTCCAGCACGTAGCGGCCGGGGCGGGTGGGCGCGGGCAGGCTCAGCGCGCCCGCGCCGAACACGGGCTTGCGGCCCGAAGGCCCCTTCAGCGCATAGCGTGCACCGGCCTCCGTCACCACGGAGAGCGCTTCGCCCAGGTTGAGCTGACGCCGGGGGAAGCCCTCGCGAAGCCGCCGTGCTTCGCGCACCACGTTGCCCAGCAGCACGGGCCAGGCGGTGGTCCGCTGGAGGTTGGAGCGCGCCAGGTCCACGTTGAGGTGCAGCCGCCCGCCCTCCTCTTCCGACACGAGCACGGCTTCGCCCGCGGTCATCAACGGACGGCCTGGAGGGTTCGCGCCCGCCGTCCACCGCACGCCCGAAAGCTGCACGTCGTCCATCAGCGTGCTGCCCTTCTCCGTGAAGAACGGCCCCACGAAGGTGCGCAGCGGTCCTTCCGCGCCCAGCGTCACGCGGGCCTCCGCGCGCGCGGGGCCCACGGACAGCACCGGCGCGCCGGGGATAGGAGGGCCGTGCGCCACATCGGGAGACACCGCCAGGAAGCGCTCCAGCGCCTGCTTCGACGCGGGCGACAGGCCCTCCGTCAGCCCCACGGACACCGGCATCACGGGGGATGGTGGAAGGCGCACGTGTCCGTCCTCGGGCAGCGCGTCGTCCGGCAGGGACACCTCCACGTCGCCAGCCTCGCGGAACATGAGGCGCACGGTCGCGGCGCCCTCTTCCGGCAATGAAATGCGCTCCGTGCGTTCGGTGCCTTCACGCGCGCCGGGGCCGGGAGCCGCGCGCACGCGGGCTTCAATCTCCGAAGGCCCCGCCCCGAAGCGAGCGACCCGCAGCGTCACCGTGGCCCGGCCACCTTCGTCACGCCGCTGCGCGGAGACCAGCGCCACATTGCCCTGGGAGTAGCCCAGCGCCGTCCAGCGCACGGAGGGCGGCACGGTCGTGTCCTCGGAGGGCGGCGCGTCGGTGAAGAAGTGCACGTGCTTGCCCGGGCCCGCCAGCTCCTGCGCCCACAGGAGAGAGGCCATGACGTCATGGTCCGGACCGCGCGCCTCGAAGGACTCCAGCGCGCCCAGGGCCCGCGACGCATCGGCTTCCGGTCCGGCGAGGACCAGGGGCGCCACGCCACTCGCGAGCACCGTGACGTGCGTCGCGCGTTCCGATTCCACACGCTTCGCGGCCTCCGTGCGGACGTGCTCCAGCACCGTCTTGCCATCCGGAGTCCGCGCGGACATGGACAGGCTGCCGTCCACGACGAGCACCAGGTGACGGCGCCGGGCGTTCTCTCCCAGCCGCACGTCCGCCAGGTACAGCGCGGCGGCCAGCACAGCGAGCGCCTCCAGCAGCAGTGACGCCTCACGCGTGAAGCGCTCCCACCGGGGCCCGCCCTCGGCGCGAGGACGCGGCGTGCGCCACAGGAACAGCGCGCTCACCACCACCGGCTTCTGCCGTCGGCGCAGGAAGTACGCCGCGACCAGCGGCACCAGCGCGCCCAACGCCATCAGTCCCCAGGGAAACCCGAAGCTCACGCCCCGCCTCCCACGACGTACCGCACGCGAGTGCACCCGTGACGGCGCACGTCGGTGCGAACCGCCTCGCGCTCCATGCTGCTCACGCCCCGCCTCCCGCGATGAACAACGCGCGCAACGGCCCCGCGACCTGCGCGCGCAGTCCTTCCGCCGCGTTCACGGTGAGCAGCGTTCCCCTCGCCCGCACCGCCGCGCTTCGCAGCGCACGCTGGTGCTCCGCGAAGCGGCGGGCGTAGGAGGCCAGCACTCCGTCCGTCAGCAGCTCCTCCAGCGCCACGCCACTCTCCGCGTCCACCAGCCGCGCGCCCTCGCCGCCCGTAGGATCCAGGTCCTCCGCGTCCAGCACCTGCACCAGGAACAGCGCCGACGCGCCCCGAGACAGCCGGGCGCACAGCGCCTCCAGGTCCGTCTCGAAGAGGAAGTCGCTCACCACCACCCGCAGACCACACGGCCGCAACGGCGGCAGCCGCCCCAGCGCCGACGCCAGATCATCCCGCGCCTCGAACTCCGCCCCGCGCAGCGTCGCGCGACACGCCGGCCCCTGCACCCGCTCCGACCGCGCCCCTCCCCACAGCAGCGTCGGCGTCAGCCCCTGCCGCCCGCCCACCTCCACCGTCAGCAGCGCCACCTCACGAGCCCCCGCCGCCTTGCGCGGCGACAGCCCCATGCTGCGCGAACCATCCAGCAGCACCTCCACGCGCGGCGACACCTCGTCCTGCCGCACGCGCAGCACCAGCTCCCCCGTGCGCGCCACCGCGTTCCAGTCCAACTGCCGCAGGTCATCCCC
The sequence above is drawn from the Corallococcus sp. NCRR genome and encodes:
- a CDS encoding DUF58 domain-containing protein, whose product is MLDEAEVARLAPGLGLALPRLPQRGRVGEVRATSAGSAMELHDFRAYQPGDDLRQLDWNAVARTGELVLRVRQDEVSPRVEVLLDGSRSMGLSPRKAAGAREVALLTVEVGGRQGLTPTLLWGGARSERVQGPACRATLRGAEFEARDDLASALGRLPPLRPCGLRVVVSDFLFETDLEALCARLSRGASALFLVQVLDAEDLDPTGGEGARLVDAESGVALEELLTDGVLASYARRFAEHQRALRSAAVRARGTLLTVNAAEGLRAQVAGPLRALFIAGGGA
- a CDS encoding vWA domain-containing protein, producing the protein MSFGFPWGLMALGALVPLVAAYFLRRRQKPVVVSALFLWRTPRPRAEGGPRWERFTREASLLLEALAVLAAALYLADVRLGENARRRHLVLVVDGSLSMSARTPDGKTVLEHVRTEAAKRVESERATHVTVLASGVAPLVLAGPEADASRALGALESFEARGPDHDVMASLLWAQELAGPGKHVHFFTDAPPSEDTTVPPSVRWTALGYSQGNVALVSAQRRDEGGRATVTLRVARFGAGPSEIEARVRAAPGPGAREGTERTERISLPEEGAATVRLMFREAGDVEVSLPDDALPEDGHVRLPPSPVMPVSVGLTEGLSPASKQALERFLAVSPDVAHGPPIPGAPVLSVGPARAEARVTLGAEGPLRTFVGPFFTEKGSTLMDDVQLSGVRWTAGANPPGRPLMTAGEAVLVSEEEGGRLHLNVDLARSNLQRTTAWPVLLGNVVREARRLREGFPRRQLNLGEALSVVTEAGARYALKGPSGRKPVFGAGALSLPAPTRPGRYVLEREGREVDSLEVLALDARESDLRGRGSVDVAAKDVGEDSEGNSGHERAHWPLMVLLAALLADFYVTRKA
- a CDS encoding VWA domain-containing protein produces the protein MTFTLPQAWLLLLPLGLFLWRYGRRPGPPMVLRWVLLVLGVGALSGPELRLANAGSDVAVVVDRSRSMPLDVDRVAQELVSLVESQRRPGDRVGVITFGREARVESPLSESGRFGGFTRAVDAEASDLSAALDAAGALIPPERTGRVLVVSDGRATGADARGATRRLAARGIAVDYRQVSRPEPALDVAVVSLDVPATVSVREPFQFSAVVQATSAVTGTVRLERDGKVLVKGAYDFKPGPNLLPLRDLLEEPGLVHYRLTVEVPGDGVPENDVGVGVLRVEGPPRVMLLTAQPSGTLAKALAATGMALEVRAPFHLSLEALDGVGVVVLENVDANALGETGLNALADYVDQAGGGLVMTGGRSSFGEGGYRRSPLEPLLPVSLEMREEQRRASVAMSVLMDSSCSMGMQVPDGRTKMELAAEGVTAALTLLNANDEASVHMVDTEPHEIFPLSPVSKGLPFEQVARGFSGGGGIYVGTALRAGSKEILRSEKPTRHVVLFSDAADSEEPGDYQETLAALRAANVTVSVIGLGKPTDPDADLLREVARRGAGRIYFAEDAMSLPRIFSQETLAVARATFVDEPASLEAAPDLPLLGPLPTTGLPQVGGYNLTYLKPRANVALRTLDTNAAPVLALWPHGAGRTVALTAEVDGRYTGELREWGALRATLESVVRWSMGRPTPKEEAVVRSERQGNLLRVTLDLPPGEPMPGALPTAVLLTGDGRSGVEKPLHWEDEDRLVVEYPLTGSGTWHPVVKWGGRVLRAPPVALPYAPEFEPGSAKEGLKLLRALAAVGGGQERLSMTGLFAEAPESEGRVALAPWLVAVALAAMLAEVAVRRFLSAPRVRAAREKPVKEVSAREPTGAPRTDVKPSAAPRPVQGEPAEQKPEPPKPAGVDSALEAARARARRRTGR